The following are encoded together in the Dyella terrae genome:
- the selB gene encoding selenocysteine-specific translation elongation factor: protein MIVGTAGHIDHGKTSLVKALTGVDADRLKEEKARGITIDLGFAYLPLNDGSVLGFVDVPGHERFVHTMVAGASGIDLALLVVAADDGVMPQTLEHLAILDLLGVRRGLIALTKADLATPERLADVSVQIREATAGTVLEGADILPVSSTTDAGIDALRDRLAAEARRLGERADDGRFRLAVDRVFTLAGIGVVVTGTVLSGVVRVKDSVMLSPSGLTARVRSLHAQNRPEERGKAGDRCALNLTGEDITKDAIHRGDMVVDPFLHAPTDRIDAQLHVLPSEPKPMGQWFPARLHHGAVEVGVRVVLLQGASLLAGHTANVQLVLDRPIAAAALDRFVLRDVSAQRTIGGGRFLDLRPPSRQRRTAGRVAVRAALAMDDTQQALAALLEAPPFTWDLLGFARDRALAETTLDDIVAALTPVVFDAGEQRIAMNPAHWQTFVANLTGYLQDFHTANPDLQGVSREKLRLATQPKLPPAAFAQALQHDDVVGSVVRDGAFVRLASHSMQWLPEREALWQSIAPLLGGEARFRPPRVRDIAAELARPEQEIRRLMAFAARLGLVDEVAHDHFFLRTTMHEMVLVAADIAAQIPDGRFTAAQFRDRLDNGRKVAIQILEFFDRQGVTLNRGTVRRIQAGYLDLYGPASAVTSIHGRASSPVGRPDFKSG, encoded by the coding sequence ATGATCGTCGGCACCGCAGGCCACATCGATCACGGCAAGACGTCGCTGGTGAAAGCACTGACCGGCGTGGACGCGGATCGCCTGAAGGAAGAAAAAGCTCGCGGCATCACCATTGACCTCGGCTTTGCCTATTTGCCGCTCAATGATGGTTCGGTGCTCGGCTTTGTCGACGTACCCGGTCACGAACGTTTCGTGCACACCATGGTGGCCGGTGCCAGCGGCATCGATCTCGCGTTGCTGGTGGTGGCGGCCGACGACGGTGTGATGCCGCAGACGCTGGAGCATCTGGCCATCCTCGATCTGCTCGGTGTTCGCCGTGGCCTGATCGCACTCACCAAGGCGGACCTGGCGACACCCGAACGACTCGCCGACGTGAGCGTGCAGATTCGTGAGGCCACGGCGGGCACGGTGCTTGAGGGCGCGGACATCCTGCCGGTGTCTTCGACAACGGACGCGGGCATCGATGCACTACGCGATCGACTTGCCGCTGAGGCGCGCCGCTTGGGTGAGCGTGCTGATGACGGTCGTTTCCGACTTGCCGTGGATCGCGTGTTCACGCTGGCGGGTATTGGCGTCGTGGTGACCGGCACCGTGTTGTCCGGCGTGGTGCGCGTGAAGGACTCTGTGATGCTAAGCCCCTCGGGGCTCACCGCGCGCGTGCGTTCGCTGCATGCGCAGAATCGCCCGGAGGAACGCGGGAAGGCCGGTGACCGCTGCGCACTCAACCTGACCGGTGAGGACATCACCAAGGACGCCATCCATCGCGGCGACATGGTGGTCGATCCTTTCTTGCACGCACCGACCGACCGCATCGACGCACAACTGCATGTGCTGCCCAGCGAACCCAAGCCCATGGGGCAATGGTTTCCGGCGCGATTGCACCACGGCGCGGTGGAGGTCGGTGTTCGCGTCGTACTGCTGCAGGGCGCTTCGCTGCTGGCCGGTCATACGGCCAATGTGCAGCTGGTGCTGGACCGTCCCATTGCCGCGGCCGCGCTCGACCGCTTTGTGCTGCGCGATGTTTCGGCGCAGCGAACCATTGGTGGCGGCCGCTTTCTGGACCTGCGGCCGCCGTCGCGCCAGCGCCGCACGGCCGGCCGCGTTGCGGTACGCGCGGCACTCGCCATGGACGATACCCAACAGGCCCTGGCTGCCTTGCTGGAGGCGCCGCCGTTTACCTGGGATCTTCTCGGTTTCGCCCGCGACCGTGCGCTGGCCGAAACGACGCTCGACGATATCGTTGCCGCGCTGACGCCCGTCGTGTTCGATGCTGGCGAGCAGCGCATCGCGATGAATCCCGCACATTGGCAAACCTTTGTCGCCAATCTCACGGGATACCTGCAGGATTTCCACACCGCCAACCCTGACCTGCAAGGCGTGAGCCGGGAGAAGTTGCGGCTGGCAACGCAACCCAAGTTGCCGCCGGCGGCCTTTGCGCAAGCGCTACAACATGACGATGTGGTCGGCAGCGTGGTTCGCGATGGTGCATTCGTGCGCCTTGCCAGCCATTCCATGCAGTGGCTCCCCGAGCGCGAGGCGCTATGGCAGAGCATCGCGCCGTTGCTGGGTGGTGAGGCCCGCTTTCGCCCGCCGCGCGTGCGTGACATTGCGGCGGAGTTGGCACGTCCGGAACAGGAGATCCGCCGGCTGATGGCGTTTGCCGCGCGACTGGGGCTGGTCGACGAGGTGGCGCATGATCACTTCTTTCTGCGCACGACCATGCATGAAATGGTGTTGGTTGCTGCCGACATCGCTGCGCAGATACCGGACGGCCGCTTCACCGCAGCGCAGTTTCGCGACCGGTTGGACAACGGGCGCAAGGTGGCCATCCAGATACTGGAATTTTTCGACCGACAGGGCGTGACGCTCAACCGGGGTACCGTACGCAGGATCCAGGCTGGCTACCTGGACTTGTATGGCCCCGCGTCTGCGGTAACCTCAATCCATGGAAGAGCATCGTCCCCGGTGGGGCGTCCGGACTTCAAATCCGGGTGA
- the selA gene encoding L-seryl-tRNA(Sec) selenium transferase: MTDSEVSLLRQLPAVATVLATAEAAGLLERHGRLATTDAIRQVIDEARQTLRVTPGTPPGANELAQRAARLLDASALGLRPLFNLTGVVLHTNLGRAVLADVAIEAATEAMRYAVALEYDLDDGTRGERDDHVRALLCELTGAEDATVVNNNAAAVLLGLNTFALGREAVVSRGELIEIGGAFRMPDIMARAGAHMVEVGTTNRTHPADYRNAFNERTGIVLKVHTSNYRIQGFTAEVGARELAVMADAAGVPLLNDLGSGSLVDLSPYGLAREPTVRDAVEEGARLVTFSGDKLLGGPQAGFIVGDRTLIGQINRNPLKRALRVDKMRLAAIEATLKLYRDPDRLAQRLPTLRFLTRRKADIEAQARRLQPLVAERLGHAFIVDVGDCLSQVGSGALPLDTLASAALRIRARGSQRDVEQLAAALRALPRPVVGRIADGALQLDLRCLEEADEATFASTLAQWNPDAGVAHPP; encoded by the coding sequence ATGACCGACTCTGAGGTGTCTCTCCTGCGTCAGCTCCCTGCGGTGGCCACGGTGTTGGCAACGGCGGAGGCCGCCGGTTTGCTGGAGCGCCACGGACGTCTTGCCACCACGGACGCCATTCGACAGGTCATCGACGAGGCGCGGCAGACTTTGCGAGTTACCCCTGGCACACCTCCCGGCGCGAACGAGCTGGCACAGCGCGCCGCGCGCCTGCTGGATGCCTCGGCACTCGGCCTGCGCCCGTTGTTCAACCTCACCGGCGTCGTGCTGCACACCAACCTGGGTCGTGCCGTGCTGGCGGATGTGGCGATCGAGGCGGCGACCGAGGCGATGCGCTACGCCGTAGCGTTGGAGTACGACCTGGACGACGGCACGCGCGGTGAGCGCGATGACCACGTGCGTGCGCTGCTGTGCGAACTGACCGGCGCGGAAGACGCCACCGTGGTCAACAACAATGCCGCCGCCGTACTGCTTGGCCTGAACACCTTTGCGCTAGGGCGCGAGGCGGTGGTGTCGCGCGGTGAGTTGATCGAGATCGGCGGCGCGTTCCGCATGCCAGACATTATGGCGCGGGCCGGTGCGCACATGGTCGAAGTGGGCACGACCAATCGCACGCATCCCGCTGACTATCGCAACGCCTTCAACGAGCGCACCGGTATCGTGCTCAAGGTGCATACATCGAACTACCGCATCCAGGGCTTCACCGCCGAGGTCGGCGCGCGTGAGTTGGCAGTGATGGCGGATGCGGCTGGCGTGCCGCTGCTGAACGATCTGGGTTCAGGCAGTCTGGTGGATTTGTCACCCTACGGACTGGCACGGGAACCCACTGTGCGCGACGCCGTGGAAGAGGGCGCGCGGTTGGTTACGTTCTCCGGCGACAAGTTATTGGGCGGTCCGCAGGCGGGCTTTATCGTGGGCGACCGCACGCTGATCGGTCAGATCAACCGCAACCCGCTCAAGCGTGCATTGCGCGTGGACAAGATGCGCCTTGCTGCCATCGAGGCGACGCTGAAGCTGTATCGCGATCCGGATCGCCTTGCGCAGCGCCTGCCTACGTTGCGCTTCCTCACGCGCCGCAAGGCGGATATCGAAGCACAGGCTCGACGCCTGCAGCCGTTGGTGGCCGAGCGGCTTGGCCATGCCTTCATCGTCGATGTCGGCGACTGCCTAAGCCAGGTCGGTTCTGGCGCGCTTCCGCTGGATACGCTCGCCAGCGCCGCGCTGCGGATACGTGCGCGTGGCAGTCAGCGTGACGTGGAACAACTGGCCGCCGCGCTGCGGGCATTGCCGCGTCCGGTGGTTGGACGCATCGCCGACGGTGCATTGCAACTGGATCTGCGCTGCCTGGAGGAAGCGGACGAAGCCACGTTCGCCTCGACGCTGGCGCAATGGAATCCTGACGCCGGAGTCGCGCACCCTCCATGA
- a CDS encoding permease produces MTSASCGGEQDACAASPPLNNLPRRSAPGLRHTVGKIVPCQGRHHLLGLGDFMSATLPTTRSWRLLVFVLLAVAGLFYVKWLPYYGRAFVAANQHSIGHSILMGDAASAPAPSWNAALGYALAYGKAIWQAMLLGLLLGSGIQALLPVDWVQRMLGQRHFGSVLAGGLLAVPGMMCTCCAAPVVVGLREHRASPGAAVAFWLGNTVLNPATLVFTGFVLGWHWTALRLLLGIPMVFGLGYVANRMAGPGEPTAPVAWSPTAAEPRSAAEVGRRWARIFGRMTLRLIPEYIVIVLLLGAVRAWMFPHVSPAMGDQWFWIAALALAGMLFVIPTAGEVPIVQAMLALGLGGGPAAALLLTLPPVSLPSLAMLTRSFPWRTLVVIALAVVGFGILGGWFAVMLGLR; encoded by the coding sequence ATGACTTCGGCTTCATGTGGTGGCGAGCAGGATGCGTGCGCGGCTTCGCCGCCGCTGAACAACCTGCCCCGACGCAGCGCACCAGGCCTGCGGCACACGGTGGGCAAGATCGTGCCCTGTCAGGGCCGCCACCACCTGTTGGGCCTCGGGGATTTCATGTCCGCTACTTTGCCGACTACGCGCTCCTGGCGCTTGCTCGTGTTTGTTCTGCTGGCCGTTGCCGGCCTGTTCTACGTGAAATGGTTGCCGTACTACGGGCGTGCCTTCGTCGCCGCCAACCAGCATTCCATTGGCCATTCCATCCTGATGGGCGACGCGGCCAGCGCGCCAGCGCCCTCCTGGAACGCTGCGCTCGGTTACGCGCTGGCCTACGGCAAGGCGATCTGGCAGGCGATGCTGCTGGGGCTATTGCTGGGCTCGGGCATCCAGGCGCTGCTGCCGGTGGATTGGGTGCAGCGCATGCTGGGCCAGCGCCACTTCGGCAGCGTCCTTGCCGGTGGCCTGCTGGCGGTGCCGGGCATGATGTGCACCTGCTGCGCCGCGCCGGTGGTGGTGGGCCTGCGCGAACACCGCGCGTCGCCAGGCGCGGCGGTGGCGTTCTGGCTAGGCAATACCGTGTTGAACCCGGCCACCTTGGTGTTCACCGGTTTCGTGTTGGGTTGGCACTGGACTGCGTTGCGCCTGTTGCTGGGCATACCGATGGTGTTCGGATTGGGCTACGTGGCCAACCGCATGGCCGGGCCCGGCGAGCCGACAGCACCCGTTGCCTGGTCACCCACCGCAGCGGAGCCGCGCTCAGCCGCCGAGGTGGGACGGCGCTGGGCCCGGATCTTCGGCAGGATGACCCTGCGACTGATCCCCGAGTACATCGTGATCGTCTTGCTGCTGGGTGCGGTGCGTGCGTGGATGTTTCCGCACGTCAGCCCGGCGATGGGCGATCAGTGGTTCTGGATCGCGGCGTTGGCGCTGGCCGGCATGTTGTTCGTGATTCCTACCGCCGGCGAGGTGCCCATCGTGCAGGCCATGCTGGCACTTGGCCTGGGTGGTGGACCGGCCGCCGCCTTGCTGTTGACCCTGCCGCCGGTGAGCCTGCCTTCGCTGGCTATGCTCACGCGCTCGTTTCCGTGGCGGACGCTGGTTGTGATTGCGCTGGCGGTGGTGGGATTCGGGATCCTGGGCGGATGGTTTGCGGTGATGTTGGGCTTGCGGTGA
- the fdhE gene encoding formate dehydrogenase accessory protein FdhE → MKQAGAPPEGKWTGPAHAGVKAPDPILLADPSRRFAATAQRLGKLSAGHPLEPWLRFMAVLARAQHAVTTESAPAATLSAEIVTRCVDARLPPLAADGHHRDAQWRDGLALLLERIDDSELPQAAQDAIEQLRNSDAVALEKLADRFLRGGLTAADTGAAVFVAAALQVYFTCSAARLKVDTLRLLEERALCPCCGSPSVAGLITATGITPGTRYLYCSLCSAAWNHVRAVCITCGGTRHLSLRTIEGDPGVVQAETCDDCHTYAKLLYQLKDTQVDPYADDLASLGLDMLVTEAGYARHAPNPLLLVGESEAVAD, encoded by the coding sequence ATGAAGCAAGCCGGCGCGCCGCCCGAAGGCAAATGGACTGGCCCGGCGCATGCTGGCGTCAAGGCACCCGATCCCATCCTGCTCGCTGATCCATCACGGCGCTTCGCTGCGACTGCGCAACGTCTGGGGAAACTGTCCGCGGGGCATCCGTTGGAACCGTGGTTGCGTTTCATGGCGGTGCTGGCACGGGCGCAGCATGCGGTTACCACGGAAAGCGCCCCTGCGGCCACGCTGAGCGCGGAGATAGTGACGCGGTGCGTCGATGCACGCCTGCCGCCACTCGCGGCCGATGGACATCATCGCGATGCCCAGTGGCGTGACGGCTTGGCCTTGCTGCTCGAGCGCATTGACGACAGCGAGTTGCCACAGGCTGCGCAAGACGCGATCGAGCAATTGCGTAATAGCGATGCAGTGGCGCTGGAGAAACTGGCCGACCGGTTCCTGCGTGGCGGATTGACTGCTGCAGATACAGGCGCGGCGGTGTTTGTCGCCGCGGCGCTGCAGGTCTATTTCACCTGCTCGGCGGCACGCCTGAAGGTCGACACCTTGCGACTACTGGAAGAACGCGCGCTGTGCCCCTGCTGCGGCTCGCCTTCCGTTGCGGGCCTGATTACGGCCACCGGTATCACGCCGGGCACGCGCTACTTGTATTGCTCGCTGTGCTCCGCGGCGTGGAACCACGTGCGCGCTGTGTGCATCACCTGTGGCGGTACGCGTCATCTGTCCCTGCGTACCATTGAGGGCGATCCGGGTGTGGTGCAAGCCGAAACCTGCGATGACTGCCACACCTACGCCAAGCTGCTCTACCAATTGAAGGACACACAGGTTGACCCATACGCGGACGATCTGGCCTCGCTGGGTTTGGACATGCTGGTCACTGAAGCCGGTTACGCGCGGCATGCACCCAACCCGCTGTTGCTGGTGGGGGAAAGCGAAGCGGTTGCCGATTAG
- a CDS encoding formate dehydrogenase subunit gamma, which translates to MSRPKTVIIRYTRVNRINHWITAICFVLLTLSGLAMFHPMLFWLSGLFGGGQWMRAAHPWIGCLLLLSYLGLIVQFWRENLVHKNDVEWLKQMRFVVANDEEHVPPVGRNNAGQKFVFWSMTLLIPVLFFSGLVIWEVYFGEATSIPVQRAAVLIHSLAAIAAIIVWVVHVYAAIWVRDSVRAMTQGYVTPGWAWRHHRTWLREVANGEHGKDVIRKRP; encoded by the coding sequence ATGAGCCGCCCCAAGACCGTGATCATCCGCTACACCAGGGTGAACCGGATCAACCATTGGATCACCGCCATCTGCTTTGTGCTGCTGACGCTGTCGGGGCTGGCGATGTTCCACCCGATGCTGTTCTGGCTATCGGGCCTGTTCGGTGGCGGGCAATGGATGCGCGCGGCGCATCCGTGGATCGGTTGCCTGCTGCTGCTCAGCTATCTTGGCCTGATCGTGCAGTTCTGGCGCGAGAACCTGGTGCACAAGAATGACGTGGAGTGGCTGAAGCAGATGCGTTTCGTGGTGGCCAACGATGAGGAGCATGTGCCACCGGTGGGGCGCAACAATGCCGGCCAGAAGTTTGTGTTCTGGTCGATGACCTTGCTTATTCCGGTGCTGTTCTTCTCGGGGCTGGTGATCTGGGAAGTCTATTTTGGTGAGGCCACTTCCATTCCGGTGCAGCGCGCAGCCGTGCTGATCCACAGCCTGGCAGCGATCGCGGCGATCATCGTATGGGTGGTCCATGTGTACGCGGCGATCTGGGTGCGCGATTCGGTGCGCGCCATGACGCAGGGTTACGTCACTCCAGGCTGGGCGTGGCGTCACCACCGCACGTGGCTGCGCGAAGTGGCGAATGGTGAGCACGGCAAAGACGTCATCAGGAAGCGCCCATGA
- the fdxH gene encoding formate dehydrogenase subunit beta, translating into MSDLQSQDYVRRSASTMTPPKARSYEDQVAKLIDVSRCIGCKACQSACMEWNNLRQEIGHFEGSYQNPDDLSPDVWTLMKFAEYENEQGNLEWLIRKDGCMHCEDPGCLKACPAPGAIVQYANGIVDFISDKCIGCGYCVKGCPFDIPRISKKDHKSYKCTLCSDRVSVGLEPACVKACPTGAIMFGSKTDMKSWAEERIVDLKSRGFEQAGLYDPQEVGGTHVMYVLHHADKPSLYSGLPDKPRISPVVMAWKGIIKPIAVVGIALAALAGFFHWITEGPNEVTEEDEAEGERVLDEGEKTP; encoded by the coding sequence ATGTCCGACCTGCAATCGCAAGACTACGTCCGCCGCTCCGCGTCAACCATGACGCCACCCAAGGCGCGCAGTTACGAAGACCAAGTGGCCAAGCTGATCGACGTCAGCCGTTGCATCGGTTGCAAAGCCTGCCAGTCGGCGTGCATGGAATGGAACAACCTGCGGCAGGAGATCGGCCACTTCGAAGGCTCGTACCAGAACCCGGACGACTTGAGCCCCGACGTGTGGACGCTGATGAAGTTTGCGGAGTACGAGAACGAGCAGGGCAACCTGGAGTGGCTGATCCGCAAGGACGGCTGCATGCACTGCGAAGATCCGGGTTGCCTGAAAGCGTGCCCGGCGCCGGGCGCCATCGTGCAGTACGCCAATGGCATCGTCGATTTCATCAGCGACAAATGCATCGGCTGCGGCTACTGCGTGAAAGGTTGCCCGTTCGACATTCCGCGCATCAGCAAGAAAGACCACAAGTCGTACAAGTGCACGCTGTGCTCCGACCGCGTATCGGTCGGATTGGAGCCCGCATGCGTCAAGGCGTGTCCTACCGGCGCGATCATGTTCGGCTCCAAGACCGACATGAAGAGTTGGGCGGAGGAGCGCATCGTCGATCTGAAATCGCGTGGCTTCGAGCAAGCGGGCCTGTACGACCCGCAGGAAGTCGGCGGCACGCACGTGATGTACGTGCTGCACCACGCGGACAAGCCGTCGCTGTATTCGGGCCTGCCCGACAAGCCACGGATCAGCCCGGTGGTGATGGCGTGGAAGGGCATCATCAAGCCCATCGCTGTAGTCGGCATCGCGCTGGCGGCGCTGGCCGGTTTCTTCCACTGGATCACCGAAGGCCCGAACGAGGTCACCGAAGAGGACGAGGCCGAAGGCGAGCGCGTTCTCGACGAAGGGGAGAAGACGCCATGA
- the fdnG gene encoding formate dehydrogenase-N subunit alpha, which translates to MALTRREFIKFTGLGLAASSLGMLGFGASGEAQAAAVRPFKLAHATETRNTCTYCSVACGILIYSMGDRAKNALSNIIHIEGDPDHPVNRGTLCPKGSALLDIVHAPTRLKAPRYRKPGGTEFEEVSWDFALDRIARLMKDDRDKNFIAKNAAGTTVNRWTSVGMLAASASSSETSYLTWKVVRSLGMVVFDNQARVUHGPTVASLAPSFGRGAMTNTWQDIKNANVVIVMGGNAAEAHPCGFKWVIEAKIENGAKLVVVDPRFTRTASVADYYAPIRPGTDIAFLSGVMRYLLEKDAIQHEYVRSYTNASLIVKDGFAFNDGLFSGYNEETHAYDKSSWDYELDDQGFAKSDDTWQNPRCVINLLKQHVARYTPEMVSRICGTPQDKFLHVCELMASTAAPDKAMTSLFALGWTQHSVGAQNIRSMAMVQLLLGNIGVAGGGMNALRGHSNIQGLTDVGLLSNQMPGYMNLPQDKETDLDTYMKTKLFKPLRPGQTSYWQNYKKFFVSFQKAMFGDAATQDNQWAFDWLPKLDVPLYDIIRAFEMMNNGQMTGYICQGFNPLQAFPDRGKIRRGLSKLKFLVTMDPLDTETSRFWQDFGLQNPAHSADIQTEVFQLPTTCFAEENGSLVNSARWLQWHWKAAEGPGKAKSDIWIMSGIFHRLREMYRKEGGTFPDPLLNVTWKYTDPINPDPEELAKEMNGRALTDLADPATNTVATKAGTLLDGFAQLRDDGTTASGCWIFAGCFTEKGNQMARRDATDPREQGIAPNWAWAWPANRRILYNRASADPDGKPWNPAKPVISWNGTRWVGIDVPDYGPTVKPSDGVGPFIMNAEGMGRLFARDLMAEGPFPEHYEPLESPVENVLHPKVKNNPAVRVFADDRAAFGSPDKFPYVATTYRLTEHFHYWTKHALINAILQPEEFIEIGEVLAKEKGIEQGGWVKVSSKRGEVVCKAYVTKRIKPMMVDGKPTHVIGCPIHWGFTGQARKGYGANTLTPSVGDANTQTPEFKAFLVNVEKTSAPVAA; encoded by the coding sequence ATGGCACTCACCCGCCGCGAGTTCATCAAGTTCACCGGCCTGGGCTTAGCAGCATCGAGCCTCGGCATGCTCGGCTTCGGGGCCTCGGGGGAGGCGCAAGCCGCCGCCGTCCGGCCTTTCAAGCTTGCCCACGCCACGGAGACGCGCAACACCTGCACGTACTGTTCGGTGGCCTGCGGCATCCTTATCTACAGCATGGGTGACCGCGCGAAGAACGCGCTCTCCAACATCATCCATATCGAAGGCGATCCGGATCACCCGGTCAATCGCGGCACGCTATGCCCCAAGGGCTCGGCGCTGCTCGACATCGTGCATGCACCCACGCGTTTGAAAGCGCCGCGCTATCGCAAGCCGGGTGGCACGGAGTTCGAGGAAGTCTCCTGGGATTTCGCGCTGGATCGCATCGCGCGCCTGATGAAGGACGACCGCGACAAGAACTTCATCGCCAAGAACGCCGCCGGCACCACGGTCAATCGCTGGACCAGTGTGGGCATGCTGGCGGCTTCCGCGTCGTCCAGTGAAACCTCGTACCTCACGTGGAAGGTGGTGCGCTCTCTCGGCATGGTGGTGTTCGACAACCAGGCGCGCGTCTGACACGGACCGACGGTGGCCAGTCTGGCCCCATCATTCGGTCGCGGTGCAATGACCAACACCTGGCAGGACATCAAGAACGCTAACGTCGTGATCGTCATGGGTGGCAATGCTGCCGAGGCGCATCCGTGCGGCTTCAAGTGGGTGATCGAGGCGAAGATCGAGAACGGCGCCAAGCTGGTCGTGGTCGATCCGCGCTTCACGCGCACGGCATCGGTGGCCGATTACTACGCACCGATCCGTCCCGGTACGGACATCGCTTTCCTGAGTGGCGTGATGCGCTACCTGCTGGAGAAGGACGCGATCCAGCACGAGTACGTGCGCTCCTATACCAATGCCAGTCTGATCGTGAAGGACGGCTTCGCCTTCAATGACGGCTTGTTCAGCGGCTACAACGAGGAAACGCACGCATACGACAAGTCCAGCTGGGATTACGAGCTGGACGACCAGGGCTTCGCCAAGTCCGACGATACGTGGCAAAACCCGCGTTGTGTGATCAACCTGCTCAAGCAGCACGTCGCGCGTTACACGCCGGAGATGGTGTCGCGCATCTGCGGCACGCCGCAGGACAAGTTCCTGCATGTGTGTGAACTGATGGCCAGCACCGCTGCGCCCGACAAGGCCATGACCAGCCTGTTCGCGCTGGGCTGGACGCAGCATTCGGTGGGTGCGCAGAACATTCGTTCGATGGCGATGGTGCAACTGCTGCTGGGCAATATCGGCGTGGCCGGTGGCGGCATGAACGCCTTGCGCGGGCATTCCAACATCCAGGGGCTGACCGACGTCGGGCTGCTTTCCAACCAGATGCCGGGCTATATGAATCTGCCCCAGGACAAGGAAACCGATCTCGACACCTACATGAAGACCAAGCTGTTCAAGCCGCTACGCCCGGGGCAAACCAGCTACTGGCAGAACTACAAGAAGTTCTTCGTGAGTTTCCAGAAGGCGATGTTCGGTGACGCCGCCACGCAGGACAATCAATGGGCCTTCGACTGGCTGCCCAAGCTGGATGTGCCGCTGTACGACATCATCCGGGCGTTCGAGATGATGAATAACGGTCAGATGACGGGCTACATCTGCCAGGGCTTCAACCCGCTGCAGGCATTCCCAGACCGAGGCAAGATCCGGCGTGGCCTGAGCAAGCTGAAGTTCCTCGTCACCATGGATCCGCTGGACACCGAAACCTCGCGTTTCTGGCAGGACTTCGGTCTGCAAAACCCGGCACATTCCGCCGACATCCAGACCGAGGTGTTCCAGCTGCCGACCACGTGTTTCGCCGAAGAGAACGGCTCGCTGGTCAATTCGGCGCGTTGGTTGCAATGGCATTGGAAGGCAGCGGAAGGGCCGGGCAAGGCGAAGTCCGACATCTGGATCATGAGCGGCATCTTCCATCGTCTGCGCGAGATGTATCGCAAGGAAGGCGGAACTTTCCCCGATCCTTTGCTCAACGTGACGTGGAAGTACACCGATCCCATCAATCCGGATCCAGAAGAGTTGGCCAAGGAAATGAATGGCCGTGCGTTGACCGATCTCGCCGATCCAGCCACCAACACAGTGGCGACCAAGGCCGGCACTTTGTTGGATGGGTTTGCGCAGTTGCGCGATGACGGCACGACGGCATCCGGTTGCTGGATTTTCGCCGGCTGCTTTACCGAGAAGGGCAATCAGATGGCGCGCCGTGACGCCACCGATCCACGCGAGCAGGGCATTGCGCCGAACTGGGCGTGGGCGTGGCCGGCCAACCGACGCATTCTCTACAACCGCGCCAGCGCAGATCCGGATGGCAAGCCGTGGAATCCCGCCAAGCCAGTGATCTCGTGGAATGGCACGCGCTGGGTGGGCATCGATGTGCCTGATTACGGCCCCACGGTGAAGCCTTCCGACGGTGTCGGTCCCTTCATCATGAATGCCGAGGGCATGGGGCGTTTGTTCGCTCGCGATTTGATGGCGGAGGGCCCCTTCCCGGAACACTACGAGCCGCTGGAATCGCCAGTGGAGAACGTGCTGCATCCCAAGGTGAAGAACAACCCAGCGGTGCGCGTGTTTGCCGACGACCGCGCGGCGTTTGGCAGTCCAGACAAGTTTCCGTACGTGGCCACCACCTATCGCCTCACTGAGCATTTCCACTACTGGACCAAGCACGCGCTGATCAACGCCATCCTTCAGCCGGAGGAGTTCATCGAGATCGGTGAAGTGTTGGCGAAGGAAAAGGGCATCGAGCAGGGCGGCTGGGTAAAGGTGTCGTCCAAGCGGGGCGAGGTGGTATGCAAGGCGTATGTCACCAAGCGCATCAAACCGATGATGGTGGATGGCAAACCCACGCATGTGATCGGCTGCCCCATCCACTGGGGCTTTACCGGCCAGGCCAGGAAGGGTTACGGCGCCAACACGCTGACGCCGTCCGTCGGCGATGCCAACACACAGACGCCGGAGTTCAAGGCGTTCCTCGTCAACGTCGAAAAGACCAGCGCACCGGTCGCCGCCTGA